A segment of the Cutaneotrichosporon cavernicola HIS019 DNA, chromosome: 6 genome:
agctgactccagcgATGAACCGCCTCGGTATCCCAGCCCTCCCGTCGATTGTCAACGCTGTCATCCTCGTCTCGTGTATCTCGACCGGCAACGCCTTTGCATTTACCGGCAGTCGCGCTCTCTACGGCCTCGCACTCAACCACCAGGCTCCCAAGGTATTCACGCGCGTCAACCGCAACGGTGTACCGtacgtcgccgtcctcgtgACCCTGGCCTTCGGGTGTCTATCGTACCTCTCCGTCTCGGCCGGCGCGGCAAAGGTCCTGTCATGGTGGATCTCGCTGGTGGGCTCGGCCCAGCTCGTGACGTGGACCGCGATCGGGATCACGTGGTTCCGCTTCACGGCTGGTCTCAAGAAACAGGGTCTGTGGCCACAGATGCTGCCTCAGCGGGGATATTTGTTGCCGCTGAGCGCGTACTGGCTCGTCATCTGGTCGCCCCTCGTGTTTATCTTCCAGGGATATTATGTCTTCCTGGGCAAGTTTGACGGTGTCTCGTTTGTGTTTGCGTACGGATCCATCTTTATCTTTGGCGCCATTTACATCGTCTCCAAGATCTACGATTACTCTGTCAACAAGCGGTTCAGGTGGGCCAAGCCGCTCGACCAACTCGACTTTGTCACGGACATCAAGGAGATCGAACTCCTCACGGAAGAGTCCGAGGTCGCAAGGATGACACAtaagaagggcaaggggcAGGCGGTTTCCGACATTTTCTTCTAACCTCTTGGGGTTTCAGTTGTAGCAGGTAGTATGCAGCGAATACGGTTGCCATGGAATGGCATCTAAGCGGTTCTCGTTGGATGGGCTCGAGGGCTTCTGCGTTCAGTACAGTACCTATCTCACCGCAGCTATCGTGCATTCTGCATCCCTTCATGGCAGTCAACAGCTATCCCATGGTGGCTAGCTGGTGCAACGGCCTGGACACCTCTAGGAGTAAAATACGAGGCTGGATCTTGATCTTACGAACTGCACTTATTGATCTTAAAAACTGCACTTATTGATCTTACAAACTGCACGTATTGATCTTACAAACTGCACTTGCATGCTATGTCCCATTCCGTTTGAGAGACAATAGTGCGTCATAGCTTCCGTCAATATGCGTTAGGAGGTAGTCTCGACAAGGATCGGCGCCACCTCTGTCACACGACAGGTGAAAGCAGACTACTGTAATGCCGGAATTTCACCTGATAGCTCGTGTGATCGTGtgacgcgacgcgacgcgaccAACCCCGCCCCCCAGAGTATCCTCCAGACTAGAAACACTGGCCTGCAAGCCTTCAAGCTATGCTCTAAGTGCGCCACGAAATGAAACAGGCATTCATTCGTTCATTCCTCCCACCCCAATTGGTGCCAAATGCAGCGGTCTTAGACCCGTTTCCCCCCACAACGCCCATGCATTCGCAACCTAGATCCTCTGTCAGAGTCGACTCACAGGTTGCCACCCGAGGACTGATAGCGGTGTTTCAGTGGCCGACGGCCGACTGCTGGCTGTTGACTCTTCTTCAACATTCGAGTCGACAAGGTGGACATCTGTATATATACAATTCTGGCCACCATGTATCTTTTCTCATCTCACATCTCACAACTCTTCTTCATCCATCCAAATACCACAAGCGTATTCAACTATAAACCCATACACAAACACAATGGTACGCTCTCCTCTCCAATCCCGCTTACATCAGGTTGCCATCTACAACCCCGACGCGCCTGTCTTTGTTCCCAAGCAGCAGAGGCAGACCAACAATGTGCGTTCAACTATGAACCCACACACAAACACAACGGtacgccctcctctccaaTCCCGCTTACATCAGGGTGTCGTCTTCAACCCCGAGGCGCCTGTCTTCGTTCCGAAGCAGAAGAGCCAGACCAACGACGAGTATTCATCTACAAACCCATACCCAAACGCGATGGTacgctctcctccccaaTCCCGCTTACATCAGGGTGTCGCCTTCAACCCCGAGGCGCCTGTCTTTGTTCCAAAGCAGCATTCGCAGCccaacgccgaggttgtCAACCAGGACACGGAGCCCAACCCGTACGGGATCGATGATCAGTTTCCAGACATCCCACGCGactctccatctcccactATGGAGGATTACAGTACCGCATCCTCTACCCTGCATCTGGTAAGCGGCGACGTCACATTGCTTGCCTCCTTCAATATGGTAAGCTATCGTGACGGACCGTATTCCGTCAGACGTGTCAACTACGAGTTCGAGGTAGTGGAAACAACCACCTCTTGGGATTAACGACCATCGTTAGTGAGCAACGGCTCCTTCCTCGACTACGACGGTTCGATCCTCACCAACGAGGACTCGTACAGGTAATATATAGTCTATAATAGGTGTTGGCTTCCGAAATAGGAATTCATAATGCGATTAGGCCTTTTTCTAATACTTCTTGATTAGGATTGTGAGGATAGAAACATTAGAATTCGGTCTAATGCAATGGTCAGACATTAGAAATCTccaggtggaggtggaggggtgTCTCAGAAGTAGGTTGTGGGTTATTAGTTATCAGGCCAGTATCACCATCAGTCGCAACTCATCTCCATCGTCCGCCATTGAGCATAGACCTCGTTCCATGCAACGGCTGCCATCAGAAGTCCATTAGTCGCCAGTAGGCATCACTATGTGTCAAGAACAACCACAATTACATACACAGGTACAACTCACCTTTCATTCTAGCAGGCTCTCGACCACCGTCCAGAAACATTCCTCGTTTTCTCTGAGCGAGTACGACGCCACGAAACGGCGCACGTCGTCCCCACCTGCTCCCTCAGCACGGAGGCGGTACAAGACTCCAGCAATGCGGCGGGCAGCATGTGGCGGAACGCCAAAGTCGTGGTTGTCAGTACCCGCTCCCTCCGTGCCCTCCGCCCCCTCCTCGTTCccgctgtcgctgtcgctgtccCAGCTCCCTGCCTTTGGGCTCTCACAAACtatctcctcgtcactccCCATAGGctccccgtccccgtcTCCGGCGACCGCACGGATCCACCACACTCGCACCGCAAGCAAGACCGCACGCAGGCCTGCCTCGTCTGCGGCAGCCGAGCCCGTGCGGCGGTCCACCACCCGGCCCTTGGGGTCGATCACAGCCGACCAGCCCACTTCACGAGCAGCCCACGCGGCATACACCTCGGCAGTTGCACGAAGCGCCGCCTCACCAGTCGTGCGCATACCCGAGCGCGGGTCGGGTCGGGGAGTGGCGGGTACGATCCGCGAGGATCGGGGGTACGTGGACGCACGCGTGTAGGTGCGGTATGACATCAGGCGAAGGCTGCACAGTGACTCGGGTGAGGCGTGTGGGGCCGTGGGAGAGAAGTACGACCCCGGGCTGTTGCGTGCTGTCATCGGGGTCAGGCGAGGGGCCAGCTCGGCACGCGCGAGAGCGGCAGAGGCTATGGCGAAGAGGAGATCAGACTTGCGTCTCGCGCACTCGTATGGGGCCAGGTTGGCTCCGGAGAGCAGGGACAGCGCGAGCTTGTATCCTTTGCcagcgatggcgagctcgttcCATTGCACCTGAGAGGGTAGGAGTGGTGTTTCCTTGCCGTTCGGCGAGTCGTCCAAGCTCGGACTGCGGAGGAGTGGGGGTCGCATGGCCTGCCGCGCCGGATTGAGGGGGGACAGCGCGAGTGGCGGGTTCTGTGGACTCAGTGACTGCATCAGGGGACGCGGAGATCGCTGTGCGAGTATGagaggtggtggaggtggggccCGCTTGCGTGGCAATATGACCGATGCCGGGTCGGGTATGGCTGGAGCCaggtcttcctcctcgggtTCCTCTGGGATGGGCGGGGagctggtggaggaggaccacGACCCCGAACTCGAGACTAGCCCTGGTGTGGGGTCTGGTGGGGAGAACGTCGCGTACTGCGGTGTTGCCAGTGTTGCTGACACTGGGGAGATGGCGAAGCCTGCGCTGCGAGGGCTCATGATCCCAGGTGTCGAGGGTTGCGGCTCTCTGAACACGCTGAGGGCGGAAGCATGCATGACACGTGCGtccgcgaggagcttggcagCTTCCGCAGCCTGTTCCGCTGCAGTGGCACCACGGCTCCCGCGCAGCcgctgggcgaggtcgcgggTCTGAGAAGCGAGAGTGGCGAGGTCTGCGATCAGGTCGTCCCAGCTGACGTCGTCCCAGCGGGTATAGTACGCTAGGCGGTTGGTTGCGATACGTGCGCCCACAATCTGAATATGAGTCAGCAGTGCAGGTGCACGCGCTAAGGTGGCCATGTTGCCGGCGTGCGTAAGCGCGTGGTCCGCCAGCTTGGCGTGGggctcggcagccttgggATCGCTCAGAGTACTGactgccgctgccgcctcggcgagggccaGAAAGGTAGCGGCGAGCGCTGGTGCTTCGAGTTCAAAATTCGCCTTGGAGAGTGTGGAAGCGCGGTCCATCCGTTCCGCGGCAACGTCCTCGAACGCGTCCAGAGCTTCTACGGCAGCCTCCCCAGCTTCCGAGTTCAGGTCATCGGCGGGCATGCGGAGGAGTGCAGACAGGCGTGCACAGATCGCCGCGCGCACCTCGAGTGCTGGTCCGTCGCCGGTTGCGAGCGCCCGCGCAatgcggaggaggacccCCGCCTCGGCGGGGCGAAAGTGGGCTGAAAGATGGTAGAGGACCGTGGCGAGACGGAGctcagctcctcctcccggcTGCAGGGCGAGTGCAGTTTTAAAatgcgcggcggcggcgcggaggtgGCGACCCGAACTAGGCCCCACATGGCCGAGCGCCTGTGAGCGCGCTTCGTGCGAAATGCCCGCTGGTCTCAGCTTATTCAGATTGAAACGGCACTCACCCTCGATGCAGGCGGGGTAGTCTCTATGGCCGGTGCGTATGCGTGGGCTGAGTGGGGTGGGTGCCTTGTTGGTTCTTCGGGGGAAGCGGAGGGGGGGGAGccgggggaagggggggagTGGTGTTGGTGGGGGTACCTGGGGTGAGTACATCTGGGGTACGGGGCCAGATATGGATGTTCGAGGTGATGTGGTGTCGGAGTTGGTGTTTGGTTTTGAGTCGTCACGGCTTTGTGTTGGGGTGAGTGAGTAGTCACTTGCAaagagcgacgaggatcGAGACATGTTGATTGTAGCTTCTGCCATTCTGATGAGCCGTGGTCGTCGGGGATCGGGCTGTGTTTGGGGGGAATGGAGATTGTTAATAGGAGCAGTGCTCGTGTGTGACTGCTTCCACTGGCAAGGGGGACGGATGTGGATCGAAGCCTCACAGCGTGAGAGAGCTAGGGAGACTGAGGCTGGAaatgggtggcggtggctgAGAGGGTTCGACTTGGACGTGTGGGTGGGTCATGACATTGACATTCCCAGTTGGAAGCGCACGCAACGCCACGTGATGTTGCAGTGGAACGGGGAGTACCGGAGTGCGGGTTGTGTGATGCAAGAGATCAAGACGAGATTGAGATTGAGATTGAGATTGAGATTGAGAGAATGGAAAAGACAAAGTTAAGAGACGACGTTTGTTGAATGTAAGCCACCTCCAtcccgcctcggcgccttCTGTCCATCCCACAGCCCACTTTCAACCTTGCCTTCCTAAATGACGACGCCACCGAGTTGCCGAGGTCCCGGAGGCTCACTCCGTAGATCCGTATACATGCTGAACGTAGCCCACTCCACCTGCCCACCACCCAGATCCTTCTACTGGCCGAGTTGACGGGGCACCGAGGACACATTCCGCGTTTGCGGGGCTGGCATACGTAGCAGCCCATTCTCAGGAAACGTTGGCAGCATCTCAGTGCATCTCTCAGGCTCAGTTCATCCCTCAGGCTCAGTTCATCTTCAGGCTCAGTTCACCTTCAGGCTCAGTTCACCTTCAGGCTGTCGTACAACGTGTGCTCGCGACCGCTGCATTCGTTGACGCTGCATAGATGGCTGGGTGGCAATTACCAGATTAACAGGCACCAGGAATGTTTGTTTTGCGCCTATTTTACGCCATGGCCACCAGCCCGCCTAATTGTACATTGTGAGGAATGTAGGCGCGCGTGACGCACTGACCCTCGTCCGCGTCTGTTGACGCGCTCCCGATCGCGCTTCTCACTAACCAACATTCACATATCATGGCCGCCGCTGTCCAGTCATCCACAAACCTCTTCAGGCGGCTGGCATGGAGCGCTACTGTGCCGCTGAACATCCGTCTGGCGGCCGCTGGTGGGCCCGTTGACCAGTACTTTGTGagtggggggggggaagggtgaggggggggaagggtgagggggtgggagggagggagggagggagggagggagggagggagggagggagggagggtgaACTCGTCAGATCGACTGGGTTGTTGTCCACACCGTCCGTATCCTAGATGATCTAGATGCCTCCTGTGTTGTTCTATCCACACTAACCGCAGATCCAAGCTCCGCGATACACGtacctcgccctccttctgcCAACCATCCGTGAACACCtagtcgagctcgccctcgacgacgaagcACTTGCCCGTACAAACGAGTCTGAATGGTGGTTTGAGCTAGACGCATCCGACTCGCCCTTCCCCAGCGACGCGGTTCGCTGGCACTGGCCACTCGACTTGGTGGACCTGTGCGCGACCATGTTGCGCCCCGCCTCGTCTCAATCGGAATCCGAACATCCTATCCGTCTCATTCTGCATCTGTCGGGAGCTCCGGGAGACAAGCTCGCTGTTCCGCCAACAGTGGAGGCTGTGAAGACGCATTTCGTGAGccaggtcaaggaggccgaTTTCGTGCGGTGGGGGAATACGAAGCGGGTGACGGGGTTGCGCAGggccgaccttgaggcAGGGTGGGATGGCGTCGTGGCCGGCGATTACGATTTACACCATCGCATGGCAGGGCGGATTGTACCACTGCCGATTCCGGCCAGTCCGCCAACTAGCCCTCAACCCGACAAGATCGATAGCGCATATtcggcgcgcagcctcCCCATCAAAGTCTACCTGCCAGACGGAGCGGTCGCGATACAGGCCCCGGTGGCGCCGCTTACGGACGGACAGCCTACAACTCTCCTCCAGATGCTCCGCACTATGCTGCCGCTCCTCTTCGAGAATGGATACGGGGCAGCGCAGCCTATTGCCCAGGGTATCCTCCTGCCGCcggacgccgacgtcgcaTGGCTCGCGGCATGCATggcgggcgcggacggGTGGCTGCGTATCGGCAtccgtctcgtcgccgaaTAGCCGAGTAGTGTACTATAATGTAATACCATGTCTAGTTATACCTCACAGTTGGGCCTAAGCACCCCTAGTCACTGAGCACCCCTAAGCACTGAGCATCCCTAAGCACCCTCGGTGAAGAGTCCCGCGGGCAGGTCGAACCAGTTGTGCAGGTCGCCCAGGAGGGGTTGTACGGCCCACGCCGGGAGGTGGCTGAGGCTCACATCTGGCGGGGAGACGTACGGTGTCGCTTCGCCGTTCGCGCCGACGGCCGAGTAAGCTGTGCGCcggaggtcgagaagcACGTGGATCGCGTCTGGAAGGGAGGGGTTTGCCTCGGCATCGTATGCGCTCCCGGTCGACCACTTTCGTTTGGCGCGTTCGAGGAGATTGGTGTATTGGTCTGGGGTTAGTCCCGAgctgacgaggaggagggagggtaGGTGcgtgggagggagggtgggtAGGTGCGTGGGAtgaccgaggagggccaCTCACTGGCTAAACTCCAATACGGCGCCTGttccttgagcgccgcgagaATCTCCTCAAACTCGGTACACGGGGCATCGCGATGCGCCAGAAAGTCATTGACGAAGAGTACGCGCGCTGCGACCCAAGTGCTCCAAACAAAGAGCGGCGAGCTAGAGTGTATGAATCCCAGCTCACGCGCCGCCCCACAGAGCTGAGCAAGTGCGCGTGCGGATGTGATGCAGGTATCGCCATACGGTTGTGGCGGGGTTCcggtgccgagggcggGGTAGG
Coding sequences within it:
- the ATG5 gene encoding uncharacterized protein (Involved in cytoplasm to vacuole transport (Cvt) and autophagic vesicle formation); translated protein: MAAAVQSSTNLFRRLAWSATVPLNIRLAAAGGPVDQYFIQAPRYTYLALLLPTIREHLVELALDDEALARTNESEWWFELDASDSPFPSDAVRWHWPLDLVDLCATMLRPASSQSESEHPIRLILHLSGAPGDKLAVPPTVEAVKTHFVSQVKEADFVRWGNTKRVTGLRRADLEAGWDGVVAGDYDLHHRMAGRIVPLPIPASPPTSPQPDKIDSAYSARSLPIKVYLPDGAVAIQAPVAPLTDGQPTTLLQMLRTMLPLLFENGYGAAQPIAQGILLPPDADVAWLAACMAGADGWLRIGIRLVAE